The genomic segment GTGGCGGCGCGGGCCTTCCGTCACGCCCTGGACGAGCCCCGCTGAACGACGCTTCCCGCTCGGCCGCACGAAGAACCTTACGGCAGGCTTACATTCTTGTCCCTTCCTCGCGACCGGCCTTGACCGTGCCTGTCACTTCCTTCATAGATTAGTCCGGTCAAACGGCAGCCCATCAACACGATCCATCGGAGTCCTCATGAGCATCAAGTGGAAAATCCTGCTCATCGCCCTCGTCGGCCCCCTGGTCCTGGCGCTGGTGATGTTCGTCCTGGAAGTGAGGTCCATCTCCTCCTCAGCCGAGGACGCCATCTTGCAGGAGTCGCGCGGGATCGTGTTCATGGCCGAGGCCGCCCGCACGGAGATGTCCAAGAAGCTCGAGACGGGCGTCATCCGCCCCTTCGACCAGATCCCCAAGGACCGGCTCATCGAGGCCGTGCCCGTGATCACGGCCATCAACATGGCCCAGCAGAACGCCTCAAAACTTGGCTACCAGTTCCGCGTGCCCAAGGAGCAGCCCCGCAACCCCAGGAACGAGCCCACCGAGTTGGAACGCAAGGTGCTGCGCGAACTCGAAAGCAAAAACCTGGAGGAGATGGTGGTCAAGGAGGCCGACAAGGTCCGCTACTTCCGGGCCATCCGCCTCACGCCGGAATGCCTCTACTGCCACGGCGACCCCAAGGGCGAAAAAGATCCCCTGGGCGGCACCAAGGAAGGCTGGAAGGTGGGCGAGGTGCACGGGGCCTTCGAGATCATCTCCTCCCTGGACCGCGCCGCCAAGCAGACCAGCAGCGCCGCGCTCTCCGGCGGGCTCATCACCCTGGGCGTGCTGGGCGCCATCTTCGCCATCGCCTGGGTCTCCATGAGCAAGAACGTGCTCGGCCCCCTGAACAACATCCAGGAATTCGCCGGAGCCGTGGCCAACGGACAGCTGGACGCCCAGCCCAAGGGCAGCTTCACCGCCGAACTCAAGGCCCTCAAGGACGCCATCTCCACCATGGTGGGCAAGCTCAAGGAAAAGATGGCCGAGGCCCAGCGCAAGACCCAGGAGGCCGAGGTCCAGAAGACCCAGGCCGAAAAGTCCATGGCCGAGGCCCAGGCCCAGGAGGCCAAGGTGACGGGTCTTCTTTCCACCATGGCCTCGGTGGCCACCGACTCCGCCGAGATCGCCCGCCAGGTGGCCCTGGCCTCCGAGGCCC from the Fundidesulfovibrio magnetotacticus genome contains:
- a CDS encoding methyl-accepting chemotaxis protein, with the protein product MSIKWKILLIALVGPLVLALVMFVLEVRSISSSAEDAILQESRGIVFMAEAARTEMSKKLETGVIRPFDQIPKDRLIEAVPVITAINMAQQNASKLGYQFRVPKEQPRNPRNEPTELERKVLRELESKNLEEMVVKEADKVRYFRAIRLTPECLYCHGDPKGEKDPLGGTKEGWKVGEVHGAFEIISSLDRAAKQTSSAALSGGLITLGVLGAIFAIAWVSMSKNVLGPLNNIQEFAGAVANGQLDAQPKGSFTAELKALKDAISTMVGKLKEKMAEAQRKTQEAEVQKTQAEKSMAEAQAQEAKVTGLLSTMASVATDSAEIARQVALASEALSAQVEQVNKGAEIQNQRTEETATSMEEMNATVLEVARNSSSAAESAESARTEAQKGARIVAQSVEAIKQVYQQAHQLKTQMTALGKQADDISRILDVISDIADQTNLLALNAAIEAARAGEAGRGFAVVADEVRKLAEKTMNATKEVGEVIGSIQTGARDNIKSVEAASQSIDSATGLASQSGEALDHIVTLVTQTSDQVRSIATAAEQQSAASEEINRAVDDIRRVTAETADGMGHSAKAVSDLAVLAQKLQGLIDDMNKG